The following are encoded together in the Methanosarcina flavescens genome:
- a CDS encoding metal-dependent hydrolase codes for MAGIKITWLGHSAFLLEAEKRLLIDPFISGNPLAPCAPEELNPDVLVVTHGHHDHLGDAIEIGKRTGCRIISIHEVANYIKSKGVFAEGMNKGGTMHVEGIKLTMTNALHSSSIDASGFSFDGGSPAGFIIQISGCTVYHAGDTGIFGDMQLIGELYEPEIALLPIGGHFTMGIKEAVKAVELIRPKIAIPMHYNTFDVINQDPLEFQQSVESKTSTKVIIMKPGESVEL; via the coding sequence ATGGCTGGCATAAAAATCACCTGGCTCGGGCATTCGGCTTTTTTATTGGAAGCTGAAAAGAGATTGCTGATCGACCCTTTTATTTCAGGAAATCCACTGGCTCCATGTGCTCCTGAAGAACTGAACCCCGATGTATTAGTCGTAACTCACGGGCACCACGACCATCTCGGAGACGCGATAGAAATCGGGAAACGAACCGGGTGCAGGATAATTTCCATTCACGAGGTTGCAAACTATATTAAATCCAAAGGAGTTTTTGCAGAAGGCATGAATAAAGGCGGCACAATGCACGTTGAAGGCATAAAGCTAACCATGACCAATGCGCTCCACTCCTCCTCAATCGATGCCTCCGGCTTCAGTTTCGACGGCGGCTCCCCGGCAGGCTTCATTATACAGATCAGCGGATGTACTGTCTACCACGCTGGAGACACTGGGATTTTCGGCGACATGCAGCTTATAGGCGAACTCTATGAACCTGAAATAGCCCTCTTGCCCATAGGTGGCCACTTCACAATGGGCATAAAAGAAGCCGTAAAAGCCGTAGAACTCATCCGCCCCAAAATCGCAATTCCCATGCACTATAACACCTTCGATGTAATCAACCAGGACCCTCTTGAATTCCAGCAGTCCGTTGAATCAAAAACCAGCACAAAAGTGATTATAATGAAGCCAGGCGAGTCAGTCGAACTTTAA
- a CDS encoding type II/IV secretion system ATPase subunit, whose amino-acid sequence MRKIAGSLIKDKSGEVTLAEIFKYLPFLAPARRREKHKKSKSFTDEVFDYESGIKPHVRPPFSSSKVYAEAPENTEFLECYDINGREGRKLEVSIYQYTDRPEKLYMIRPPEYNLREEELRLLEKIRMRMIQHRPKDIAFTDPAVAREYFRRIAKTLLEEELLTSEEACDPEELESYADLLARYTNGLGIVEDLLSDSRITDIYINAPADKNPVHVVLDGEECISNVFLSQEDLDALVSRFRIISGRPFGEAVPVLELNLEAFGVRVSVIGDPLSASGLAYAFRKHSLSPWTLPKLINTGSISPYAAGFLSFLMDGQASVLVAGEVGAGKTSLLSAMLLEIPQKYRILTIEDTHELPIEKLQSLGWKVQGMSSQSSVLKSGAEMSPETALRAALRLGNSALVLGEIRGSEVKVLYEAMQVGKAGNSVIGTIHGSSTENVYERIVHTLGVPPASFKATDAVVICSTIRLEGSMKKLKRVSRIAEVTSAVIENPEPSDIFTDIMVYDATQDCLLAGKALEQGQSELIEKIARRWGISIDRALKDIELRTRIKEKIATEGMKKPFLLEAESVSQANNIFWLLAESMKKSMIYGNEYANESANDWETGIGNDLETLYRQWEAWFEKFAGKDLDAGK is encoded by the coding sequence ATGAGAAAGATAGCAGGAAGCCTGATAAAAGATAAATCAGGAGAAGTTACCCTGGCAGAAATATTCAAGTATCTTCCGTTTCTGGCGCCTGCTAGACGAAGAGAAAAGCATAAGAAAAGTAAAAGTTTCACAGATGAGGTTTTCGACTACGAAAGTGGGATTAAGCCACATGTAAGGCCACCTTTTTCCAGTTCAAAAGTTTATGCGGAGGCGCCTGAGAATACTGAATTTCTCGAGTGCTACGATATCAACGGCAGAGAAGGGAGGAAGCTTGAAGTTTCAATTTACCAGTACACCGACAGACCGGAAAAACTTTACATGATCCGGCCGCCTGAGTACAATCTCAGGGAGGAAGAACTCAGGCTGCTTGAGAAAATACGGATGCGGATGATCCAGCACAGGCCAAAAGATATTGCTTTTACAGATCCCGCGGTTGCAAGGGAATACTTCAGGCGCATAGCGAAAACGCTTCTGGAAGAAGAATTGCTCACCAGTGAGGAAGCTTGCGATCCAGAAGAACTTGAAAGCTATGCCGACCTGCTTGCAAGGTATACGAACGGGCTCGGGATAGTTGAAGACTTGCTCTCCGATTCAAGAATTACGGACATTTATATCAATGCCCCTGCCGATAAAAACCCTGTCCATGTTGTGCTGGATGGAGAGGAATGCATAAGTAATGTTTTTCTCTCGCAGGAGGATCTTGATGCCCTGGTATCCAGGTTCAGGATCATTAGCGGCAGACCATTTGGAGAGGCGGTTCCTGTGCTTGAACTTAATCTTGAGGCTTTCGGGGTAAGAGTATCAGTAATTGGAGACCCTCTCAGTGCAAGCGGGCTTGCTTATGCCTTCCGAAAGCATTCCCTCTCTCCCTGGACCCTGCCTAAACTGATCAATACAGGTTCGATTTCTCCGTATGCAGCCGGGTTTTTAAGTTTCCTCATGGACGGGCAGGCTTCAGTCCTGGTCGCAGGAGAAGTCGGAGCCGGAAAAACCTCCCTGCTGTCAGCCATGCTGCTTGAAATTCCGCAGAAATACAGGATTCTGACAATTGAAGACACACACGAACTCCCTATAGAAAAACTCCAGAGTTTGGGCTGGAAGGTTCAGGGAATGAGTTCACAGTCCTCTGTCCTGAAATCAGGAGCTGAGATGAGCCCCGAGACCGCGTTACGTGCGGCTCTGCGTCTTGGGAATTCCGCCCTTGTTCTGGGAGAAATCCGAGGGTCAGAGGTTAAAGTGCTTTACGAAGCCATGCAGGTAGGAAAAGCCGGAAATTCAGTTATAGGGACCATTCACGGCTCATCCACAGAAAACGTATATGAGAGAATAGTCCACACCCTGGGGGTTCCCCCGGCTTCTTTTAAAGCTACGGACGCCGTAGTTATTTGCTCAACCATAAGGCTTGAAGGGAGCATGAAAAAACTAAAGCGGGTGAGCCGAATCGCAGAAGTTACAAGCGCTGTAATTGAAAACCCGGAGCCATCGGATATCTTTACGGATATAATGGTTTACGATGCCACTCAGGACTGCCTGCTTGCAGGAAAAGCCCTGGAGCAGGGGCAGTCCGAGCTTATAGAAAAAATTGCCAGAAGGTGGGGAATTTCCATAGATAGGGCTTTGAAAGATATAGAGCTTCGGACAAGAATAAAAGAAAAAATTGCAACCGAAGGGATGAAGAAGCCTTTTCTGCTGGAAGCTGAATCTGTCAGCCAGGCAAACAATATATTCTGGCTGCTTGCGGAGTCTATGAAGAAGAGCATGATATACGGAAACGAATATGCAAATGAGTCTGCAAACGATTGGGAAACCGGTATTGGGAATGATCTGGAAACCCTTTACAGGCAATGGGAAGCCTGGTTTGAGAAATTTGCTGGGAAAGATTTGGATGCAGGAAAATAA
- a CDS encoding PGF-pre-PGF domain-containing protein, with the protein MKGKGKLYSVALALTIFFFLCSILSSTVALAAQATKIGNGTDPAVHGNKVVWTDNGVIHVYDLTARKGTAVNSSAASHPAIYGNKIVWHDKSSGTPRLAVYDIPTATKTYITQNVDQYSKPAIYGDRIVWSADYNETSYNYNVYMWDISTSTLTKIAEGNDPDIYETKIAYGYDDDYGRNIVVYDVNTKETINVHHSSQVSNPHIYGNKVIWSDFHSRDGYIQMYDLDTKKIIDVTSDTTGNTLYPDIITDAGADTGTHPNIHGDKIVYSKSGNDQFGYAGVYVYDIPSAKSTPIDIYPEGTHTTPDVYGNIVVWGFDSAFGSGISITDIYLCDLTTEFEIPEATSTANVTFFEIPEATFTANVTFGAAPLDVLFTATGIDIESASWLWDFGDGTNSERAMDVTHTFTNPGTYDITLKVAGEAGNVSIEKRGYIRVTDSVIPDSGIPIANFSSNVTKGYAPLAVQFSDTSQNAVSRAWDFNNDGIPDSSDPNPVYVYTSPGTYLVNLTIYNANGLSSMGTTITVLESSSSSDSNSNSDGNSGGSKKSGGSNRGGGGGGGGSPEPAKNVEVKELSQAYVKSGKPVKFEFAKNATCVMYVSFDAKKTLGKTTTIAEQLKGKSALVSELPSGEVYKSFNTWIGSGGVATSKNIENQTVCFKVEKAWIQDKKIYPDSITLNGYVEKEWKQLPVEPSGKDDKFLYFTAKAPGVSSFAITGNAERASEEVVTETQLDMDDENVNKNYTLNNESKTEQKGIPSIPGFAVSLGIFCILGLFLYIRK; encoded by the coding sequence GTGAAAGGTAAGGGGAAACTATATTCGGTAGCTTTAGCTTTAACAATTTTCTTTTTTCTGTGTTCAATTTTATCTTCAACCGTAGCATTAGCGGCGCAGGCGACAAAAATTGGCAATGGGACTGATCCTGCTGTTCATGGGAACAAAGTGGTATGGACAGACAATGGTGTTATCCACGTTTATGACCTGACCGCCAGAAAAGGGACTGCAGTTAACTCTTCTGCAGCATCTCATCCAGCTATCTATGGAAACAAAATAGTGTGGCATGATAAGAGTAGCGGGACACCAAGGCTTGCTGTATATGATATTCCTACAGCTACAAAAACTTACATCACGCAGAATGTAGACCAATATAGCAAACCTGCTATTTACGGCGACAGAATCGTGTGGAGTGCGGATTACAACGAAACCAGCTACAATTATAATGTATACATGTGGGACATATCAACCTCTACACTGACTAAAATTGCGGAGGGTAATGATCCTGATATATACGAGACCAAAATAGCGTATGGTTATGACGATGATTATGGGCGAAACATTGTTGTTTATGATGTTAATACTAAGGAGACTATAAATGTACACCATTCCAGTCAGGTATCCAATCCGCATATATACGGTAATAAAGTGATATGGTCAGACTTCCATAGCAGAGACGGATATATCCAGATGTATGATCTTGATACTAAAAAAATTATAGACGTTACCAGCGACACTACAGGCAATACTTTATATCCTGATATCATCACTGATGCTGGAGCTGACACTGGCACTCACCCCAATATCCATGGTGACAAAATCGTATATTCAAAATCCGGTAATGATCAGTTTGGTTATGCGGGTGTATATGTTTATGACATTCCTTCTGCAAAAAGCACTCCAATTGATATTTATCCAGAGGGAACTCACACAACACCAGACGTGTATGGCAACATAGTTGTTTGGGGGTTTGACTCTGCCTTCGGTTCTGGTATCAGCATTACAGACATCTATTTATGTGACCTTACAACTGAATTTGAAATACCTGAAGCAACTTCTACTGCAAACGTAACATTCTTTGAAATACCTGAAGCAACTTTTACTGCAAACGTAACATTCGGTGCAGCACCTTTGGATGTTTTATTTACTGCAACTGGAATTGATATTGAGTCAGCCTCATGGCTCTGGGATTTTGGGGACGGAACTAATTCAGAACGTGCTATGGATGTCACGCACACATTTACTAATCCCGGCACATATGATATTACTCTAAAAGTAGCCGGTGAGGCAGGCAACGTTTCTATAGAAAAACGGGGTTATATAAGGGTCACAGATTCAGTTATTCCGGACTCTGGAATTCCAATTGCAAATTTCAGTAGCAATGTCACAAAGGGTTATGCTCCTCTGGCTGTGCAGTTCAGTGATACTTCCCAGAATGCAGTTTCAAGGGCGTGGGACTTCAATAACGACGGAATACCTGACTCCAGTGATCCCAATCCCGTTTATGTGTATACATCTCCGGGAACGTACCTTGTAAACCTGACAATATACAATGCAAATGGGCTTTCCTCAATGGGTACTACAATAACTGTACTGGAAAGCAGTTCCAGCAGTGATAGCAACTCAAATAGTGATGGAAATAGTGGAGGAAGCAAAAAGAGCGGTGGTAGCAACCGTGGCGGTGGTGGCGGTGGAGGGGGTTCTCCTGAGCCTGCAAAAAATGTTGAAGTAAAGGAACTTTCCCAGGCTTACGTTAAAAGCGGGAAACCTGTAAAGTTTGAATTCGCAAAGAACGCAACCTGTGTTATGTATGTGAGTTTTGATGCGAAAAAAACCCTGGGCAAAACTACAACCATTGCTGAACAACTCAAAGGGAAGTCAGCTCTCGTCTCCGAATTGCCGTCAGGAGAAGTGTACAAATCCTTTAATACATGGATTGGGAGTGGCGGAGTAGCAACCTCAAAGAATATAGAAAACCAGACTGTCTGCTTCAAGGTCGAAAAAGCATGGATACAGGATAAAAAAATTTATCCGGATTCCATTACCCTTAATGGATATGTCGAGAAAGAATGGAAGCAACTTCCAGTAGAACCATCAGGAAAAGATGATAAGTTTCTGTATTTCACAGCAAAAGCTCCTGGTGTTTCTTCTTTTGCAATAACCGGCAATGCAGAAAGGGCCTCTGAGGAAGTTGTGACAGAAACACAGCTTGATATGGACGACGAAAATGTTAATAAAAACTATACACTAAATAATGAGTCGAAAACAGAACAAAAAGGAATCCCAAGTATACCCGGATTTGCAGTGAGCTTGGGAATTTTCTGCATCCTCGGGTTATTCCTTTATATACGGAAATAA
- a CDS encoding DUF2117 family protein produces MKISVVIHGPDVIDSGEAKIVLEKLSHLGEVKAELGGTMGRTAVLDAGLEKIIDITRHLKPSVCIEASFETADLICLLNRGKTFETGKIFGSKVASRLKDCERKPVVQIESPGCSFGKIIPLNKKAENCIEKLSETLGIPAEEPLPFHNPVSIKNCPKTGKSRITREISGVLPGENIFVNGIVIGKALSSKIKIISENGFITAIEGGEIKEHGLEKLHNYEKREPVDLADAWIKSGDIRRITSLLPDARKQSACARKSGCISRAGAGKVVPGKVVLIDHIAERTFELATCAELAVTIGDDTTDIAGDILLRLGIPILGITDGDCDEVACQTEFYPGSVVLRLTAGNDDILGKKIKQELLRGKSSAVLEDICAFKEDVLKLAEPLIEDVFEY; encoded by the coding sequence ATGAAAATCAGCGTTGTAATCCACGGGCCCGATGTCATCGACTCTGGAGAAGCAAAAATAGTTTTAGAAAAACTTTCCCATCTCGGCGAGGTAAAAGCAGAGCTTGGCGGAACTATGGGAAGAACAGCCGTCCTTGATGCAGGGCTCGAAAAAATTATAGATATAACCCGGCATCTCAAGCCGAGTGTCTGCATAGAAGCTTCTTTTGAAACAGCAGACCTTATTTGCCTCCTGAACCGGGGAAAAACTTTCGAAACCGGCAAAATTTTCGGGTCAAAGGTTGCTTCTCGCCTGAAAGACTGTGAAAGAAAGCCAGTGGTCCAGATCGAAAGCCCTGGCTGTTCCTTCGGAAAAATAATCCCGCTGAACAAAAAAGCCGAAAACTGCATTGAAAAACTCTCCGAAACCCTTGGTATTCCTGCAGAAGAACCCCTGCCTTTTCATAATCCGGTTTCCATAAAAAACTGCCCGAAAACCGGAAAATCCCGAATCACCCGCGAAATCTCAGGGGTTCTCCCCGGCGAAAATATCTTTGTAAACGGCATCGTGATCGGAAAAGCCCTATCCTCAAAAATAAAAATAATCTCCGAAAACGGCTTCATTACCGCAATCGAAGGCGGAGAAATAAAAGAGCATGGGCTTGAGAAGCTCCATAATTACGAAAAAAGAGAGCCTGTAGACCTTGCCGACGCCTGGATAAAAAGCGGGGATATCCGGAGAATTACTTCCTTACTGCCGGACGCCAGGAAACAAAGCGCCTGTGCCCGAAAATCAGGATGCATTTCCAGAGCCGGAGCTGGAAAAGTTGTGCCCGGAAAGGTTGTACTTATAGACCATATAGCAGAACGTACCTTCGAACTGGCAACCTGTGCCGAACTTGCCGTTACAATCGGAGATGACACCACTGATATAGCGGGCGATATTCTTCTCAGATTAGGAATTCCTATCCTCGGGATCACGGACGGGGACTGTGATGAAGTCGCTTGCCAGACTGAATTTTATCCGGGTTCGGTTGTGCTGAGGCTGACAGCAGGAAATGATGATATTCTGGGCAAGAAAATAAAACAGGAACTTTTAAGGGGAAAGAGTTCTGCGGTTTTAGAGGATATATGCGCTTTTAAAGAAGATGTGCTGAAACTTGCAGAGCCTTTGATTGAAGATGTTTTTGAGTATTGA
- the larA gene encoding nickel-dependent lactate racemase: MTENIKTISLAFGYGISELSIPEKNMSSIILPSESEIKEDPFSLVKKALENPIKSERLSEIVNPDSKVAIIVSDVTRPTPTEKILPPLLEELYLGGAKDENITIIFALGLHRLQTEEECRQLVGEEIFEKIRCIQHDRKRCRYLGETSFGTPVEVFEEVVNSDVIISTGIVEFHYYAGYGGGGKSILPGVSSEKSILSFHSFYSKLFEGDPLSGRADSPARQNIEEAARITGLDFILNVVINSKKEIVAAVAGNFIEAHRKGAEHVDAMYKVPVEPADAVVVSCGGFPKDINLYQAIKSLEHAIPAVKEGGSIILVAECAEGIGNKVYECWNRECRDPKEAVERFKNCFEFGGHKAAIVGKAAKEFKLYLVSKLPDAESEKAFFTPVKSIEEALGKVFSENSDAKVHIMPEGGWTLPVKR; encoded by the coding sequence ATGACTGAGAATATAAAAACGATTTCACTCGCGTTTGGATATGGAATTTCTGAGTTGAGTATACCTGAGAAAAACATGTCCAGTATCATCCTGCCTTCGGAATCAGAAATAAAGGAAGATCCTTTCTCTTTGGTCAAAAAAGCCCTTGAAAATCCTATAAAAAGTGAAAGGCTTTCTGAGATTGTAAACCCTGATTCCAAGGTTGCAATTATAGTTAGTGATGTTACAAGACCAACTCCTACTGAAAAAATTCTTCCTCCTCTGCTCGAAGAGCTTTATCTTGGAGGAGCAAAAGATGAGAATATCACTATTATCTTTGCCCTCGGGCTCCATCGCTTACAGACTGAAGAAGAGTGTCGCCAGCTTGTAGGTGAGGAGATCTTTGAAAAAATTAGATGCATCCAGCATGACAGGAAAAGGTGCAGGTATCTTGGAGAAACGAGTTTTGGAACGCCTGTTGAAGTTTTTGAAGAAGTAGTCAACTCTGACGTTATTATAAGCACAGGCATAGTGGAATTTCACTATTATGCAGGGTATGGAGGAGGAGGGAAATCCATCCTTCCAGGGGTCAGTTCGGAAAAATCCATACTTTCGTTTCACAGCTTTTACAGCAAACTCTTTGAAGGGGATCCCCTCTCAGGCAGAGCCGACAGCCCGGCAAGACAGAATATAGAGGAAGCTGCAAGGATTACAGGCCTTGATTTCATCTTGAATGTTGTAATAAACAGCAAAAAAGAGATTGTTGCTGCCGTTGCAGGCAATTTCATCGAAGCCCACAGGAAAGGTGCGGAACACGTTGATGCCATGTATAAAGTGCCCGTAGAGCCTGCGGATGCAGTCGTTGTTTCCTGCGGTGGTTTTCCAAAAGACATCAATCTTTATCAGGCAATAAAATCCCTTGAACACGCAATTCCTGCCGTAAAAGAAGGAGGCTCGATTATCCTGGTAGCCGAATGTGCAGAAGGAATTGGAAACAAAGTTTACGAATGCTGGAACAGGGAATGCAGGGATCCTAAAGAGGCAGTTGAACGTTTCAAAAATTGTTTTGAGTTCGGCGGACACAAAGCTGCTATTGTCGGGAAGGCTGCAAAAGAATTCAAGCTCTACCTTGTCTCAAAACTTCCCGATGCAGAAAGTGAAAAAGCCTTTTTCACGCCTGTAAAAAGCATAGAAGAAGCACTTGGGAAAGTATTTTCCGAAAATTCCGATGCTAAAGTCCACATCATGCCTGAGGGAGGGTGGACTTTACCTGTAAAACGGTAA
- the larA gene encoding nickel-dependent lactate racemase → MTANIKKIPLSFGSTGVEFEIPERNLASVILPLEPEIKEDPFSLVKKALENPIKSKRLSEIVNPDSRIAIIVSDVTRPTPTEKILPPLLEELYLGGAKDENITIIFALGLHRLQTEEECRQLVGEEIFEKIRCIQHDRKRCRYLGETSFGTPVEVFEEVVNSDVIISTGSVEFHYYAGYGGGGKSILPGVSSEKSILSYHSFYSKLFEGDPLSGRADNPARQNIEEAARIAGLDFILNVVLDGKRRIVAAVAGDFIKAHRKGTGIVDFMYKVPVEPADAVVVSCGGFPKDINLFQATKSLENAVYAVKKGGSIVLVAECAEGIGDSIYERWSRECKTPDEVVQKFRKCFEFGGHKAATVGRAAKDFKLYLVSKLPETESRSAFFIPVTSVEEALENIISENPKAKIHVMPNGGWTLPVMK, encoded by the coding sequence ATGACTGCAAACATAAAAAAAATACCACTTTCTTTCGGAAGCACGGGAGTTGAGTTTGAAATTCCGGAAAGAAACCTTGCAAGTGTAATTTTACCTTTGGAACCTGAAATAAAGGAAGATCCTTTCTCTTTGGTCAAAAAAGCCCTTGAAAATCCTATAAAAAGTAAAAGGCTTTCTGAGATTGTAAACCCTGATTCCAGGATTGCAATTATAGTTAGTGATGTTACAAGACCAACTCCTACTGAAAAAATTCTTCCTCCTCTGCTCGAAGAGCTTTATCTTGGAGGAGCAAAAGATGAGAATATCACTATTATCTTTGCCCTCGGGCTCCATCGCTTACAGACTGAAGAAGAGTGTCGCCAGCTTGTAGGTGAGGAGATCTTTGAAAAAATTAGATGCATCCAGCATGACAGGAAAAGGTGCAGGTATCTTGGAGAAACGAGTTTTGGAACGCCTGTTGAAGTTTTTGAAGAAGTAGTCAACTCTGACGTTATTATAAGCACAGGCTCAGTGGAATTTCACTATTATGCAGGGTATGGAGGAGGAGGGAAATCCATCCTTCCAGGGGTCAGTTCGGAAAAATCCATACTTTCTTATCATAGTTTTTACAGCAAACTCTTTGAAGGGGATCCCCTCTCAGGTAGGGCCGATAATCCGGCAAGGCAGAATATAGAGGAAGCTGCAAGGATCGCAGGTCTTGATTTTATCCTAAACGTTGTACTTGATGGTAAAAGAAGAATAGTTGCTGCTGTTGCCGGAGATTTTATAAAAGCTCACAGGAAAGGAACCGGGATTGTGGATTTTATGTATAAGGTGCCTGTAGAGCCTGCGGATGCAGTCGTTGTTTCTTGCGGGGGATTTCCAAAGGATATTAACCTCTTCCAGGCGACAAAATCCCTTGAAAATGCAGTTTATGCTGTGAAAAAAGGAGGCTCAATAGTGCTTGTAGCCGAATGTGCTGAAGGAATCGGGGATAGCATATATGAGCGCTGGAGTAGAGAATGCAAAACTCCCGATGAGGTGGTACAAAAATTCAGAAAATGTTTTGAGTTCGGCGGACATAAAGCTGCCACTGTCGGAAGGGCTGCAAAAGATTTTAAACTTTACCTTGTCTCAAAGCTTCCAGAAACTGAGAGCAGAAGTGCCTTCTTTATCCCTGTTACAAGTGTAGAAGAAGCGCTTGAAAATATTATTTCCGAAAACCCGAAGGCTAAAATCCATGTTATGCCCAATGGTGGGTGGACTTTACCTGTAATGAAATAA
- a CDS encoding PKD domain-containing protein, with protein MFEPSTSSDWNSRHAVTTVHTFTQPGVYTVTLTVSNDACSYTATREGYITATDASGSTGNIPMANFSANVTSGTTPLVALFTGTSTGFAPTSWSGNLFYNFYMASSYH; from the coding sequence GTGTTTGAACCATCGACAAGTAGTGATTGGAACTCACGCCATGCAGTAACTACAGTGCACACATTCACTCAACCAGGTGTATATACTGTTACCCTGACAGTGAGCAATGACGCTTGCAGCTATACCGCAACAAGGGAAGGATATATCACCGCAACTGATGCAAGTGGTTCAACTGGAAATATCCCAATGGCAAACTTTTCTGCGAATGTGACTTCCGGCACAACACCTTTAGTTGCCTTATTCACTGGCACAAGTACTGGTTTTGCACCTACTTCCTGGTCTGGAAATCTTTTTTATAATTTTTATATGGCTTCAAGCTACCATTAA
- the larA gene encoding nickel-dependent lactate racemase, which yields MPYNTANTKTISLAFGNMSLELDIPKRNMSSIILPSEPEKKERGDFLIKKALENPIKSKRLSEIVNPDSRVAIIVSDVTRPTPTEKILPPLLEELYLGGAKDENITIVFALGLHRNQTEEESRRLVGEEIHKKIRCIQHDTSRCRRIGITSRGTPIEIFEDVLDADLVIGTGSIEFHYYAGYSGGAKSVLPGVSSKEAVIANHKMMIDEKAVSGRVDGPVRQDMEEAAKITGLDFILNVVLDSKKEIVAAVAGDFIEAHRKGVEVVDSMYKVPVEPADAVIVSCGGFPKDINLFQANKALDNATQAVKAGGSIILVAECAEGIGNQVYECWNRECRSPDDAIERFKQCFEFGGHKTAIIAKISKKFKLYLVSKLQDEQIRSAFFTPMASVNDALSAVLSENPDAKIHLMPHGGQTLPVRKETKGK from the coding sequence ATGCCATATAATACTGCAAACACAAAAACAATATCACTGGCCTTTGGAAATATGTCACTTGAGCTGGATATTCCGAAACGAAATATGTCCAGTATTATTCTACCCTCTGAACCTGAAAAAAAGGAGAGAGGAGATTTTTTAATTAAAAAAGCCCTTGAAAATCCTATAAAAAGCAAAAGGCTTTCTGAGATTGTAAACCCTGATTCCAGGGTTGCAATTATAGTCAGTGATGTTACAAGACCAACTCCTACTGAAAAAATTCTTCCTCCTCTGCTTGAAGAGCTTTATCTTGGAGGAGCAAAAGATGAGAATATCACTATTGTCTTTGCCCTCGGGCTCCATCGAAACCAGACCGAAGAGGAATCCAGAAGACTAGTCGGAGAAGAGATTCACAAAAAAATCCGCTGCATCCAGCACGATACCAGCAGGTGCAGACGTATTGGCATAACCTCACGAGGAACCCCGATTGAAATCTTTGAAGATGTTCTGGATGCAGATCTTGTTATAGGTACTGGAAGCATTGAATTTCATTATTACGCAGGGTACAGCGGAGGAGCGAAGTCTGTGCTGCCTGGTGTAAGCTCGAAAGAGGCAGTAATAGCAAACCACAAAATGATGATTGACGAGAAGGCTGTTTCCGGAAGGGTCGATGGCCCTGTGCGGCAGGACATGGAAGAAGCTGCAAAAATTACCGGTCTTGACTTTATTTTGAATGTAGTGCTTGACAGTAAAAAAGAAATCGTTGCTGCCGTTGCCGGGGATTTTATCGAGGCTCACAGGAAAGGCGTGGAGGTTGTGGATTCCATGTATAAGGTGCCTGTAGAGCCCGCAGATGCAGTTATAGTTTCCTGCGGAGGTTTCCCGAAAGATATCAACCTTTTCCAGGCAAATAAAGCCCTTGACAATGCAACCCAAGCCGTGAAGGCAGGCGGCTCCATTATCCTTGTGGCCGAATGTGCCGAGGGAATTGGAAATCAGGTGTATGAATGCTGGAACAGGGAATGTCGGAGCCCTGATGATGCAATCGAGCGTTTCAAACAATGTTTCGAGTTCGGTGGACACAAAACTGCAATAATTGCTAAAATTTCAAAAAAATTTAAGCTTTACCTGGTTTCAAAACTCCAGGATGAACAAATAAGATCTGCCTTCTTCACTCCGATGGCAAGTGTAAATGACGCCTTATCCGCGGTGCTCTCGGAAAACCCTGATGCAAAAATCCACCTTATGCCGCATGGGGGGCAGACGCTGCCTGTCAGAAAGGAAACAAAAGGAAAATAA